A genomic window from Mesorhizobium sp. 131-2-1 includes:
- a CDS encoding heme ABC transporter permease, with amino-acid sequence MSDTTSRLNGWADLANPTRFVGLADRLVPWLASVAVLLLAVGLYMSFVAPEDFQQGITVRIMYIHVPFAWLAMMCYSLMAVSALGTLVWRHPLADVALKSAAPIGATFTALALITGSIWGKPMWGTWWVWDARLTSVFVLFLMYLGIIALTRALDDASRAAWAAAIITLVGFINIPIIKFSVDWWNTLHQPASVFRMGGSTIDPSMLWPLLVMALGFTVLFFALHLMAMRTEIRRRRVIAMRRVAARQAN; translated from the coding sequence ATGAGCGACACCACTTCACGCCTGAACGGCTGGGCCGACCTCGCCAACCCGACGCGCTTCGTCGGACTGGCCGACAGGCTGGTGCCATGGCTGGCCTCGGTTGCCGTGCTCCTCCTTGCCGTCGGGCTCTACATGAGCTTCGTAGCACCTGAGGATTTCCAGCAGGGCATCACGGTGCGCATCATGTACATCCACGTGCCTTTCGCCTGGCTCGCCATGATGTGCTACTCGCTGATGGCAGTTTCGGCGCTCGGCACGCTGGTGTGGCGCCATCCGCTGGCCGATGTCGCGCTGAAATCGGCGGCCCCCATCGGCGCCACCTTCACGGCGCTGGCGCTGATCACCGGTTCGATCTGGGGCAAGCCGATGTGGGGCACCTGGTGGGTGTGGGATGCCAGGCTCACCTCGGTCTTCGTGCTGTTCCTGATGTATCTCGGCATCATCGCGCTGACCCGCGCGCTGGATGATGCCAGCCGTGCCGCCTGGGCCGCCGCCATCATCACGCTCGTTGGCTTCATCAACATCCCGATCATAAAATTCTCGGTCGACTGGTGGAACACGCTGCATCAGCCGGCCTCGGTGTTCCGCATGGGCGGTTCGACCATCGACCCATCGATGCTCTGGCCGCTGCTGGTGATGGCGCTCGGCTTCACCGTGCTGTTCTTCGCCCTGCACCTGATGGCGATGCGCACGGAAATCCGCCGCCGCCGGGTGATTGCGATGCGCAGGGTGGCGGCAAGGCAGGCTAACTGA
- a CDS encoding glucan ABC transporter ATP-binding protein/ permease has translation MSLLQIYWRALGYLAADKKRVALICGANVALAAIAILEPILLGRVIGAISENGPVFSTLAVWAALGAFNVVAVVLVARGADRFAHARRSEVLCQSFERVITMPLAWHHQRGTSNSLQTLLRAIETLFSLWLEFMRVHLSTAIALVLLVPTAIAMDIRMSAVLLGLGVLYVGIGRIVMRRTKSGQTAVERHYHTVFAHVTDSVSNVAVLQSYNRIGHETATLKRYVKDLLDAQNPVLDWWAIASALNRLSSTISMMIVLSIGAYLVTRGQLRVGDVVAFIGFAGMLIARLDQMSAFSSQISEARAKLEDFYRLEDSAADTAEPDGMRELANVTGHVRFENVGFEFANSGQGVDDVSFEVQAGQTVAIVGPTGAGKTTLINLLQRVFTPSSGRILIDGIDTRTVTRKSLRHSIATVFQDAGLLNRSIEDNIRVGRAEATYDEVHAAANAAAAQDFILSKSNGYDTVVGERGGQLSGGERQRIAIARAVLKDAPILVLDEATSALDVETEDRVKEAIDELRRNRTTFIIAHRLTTVRDADLVVFMDKGRVVEQGGFAELSLRNGRFASLLRAGGLLNDEEVRRLSRTVNEAA, from the coding sequence GTGTCACTTCTGCAGATCTACTGGAGAGCGCTGGGTTATCTGGCCGCCGACAAGAAGCGTGTCGCGCTGATTTGCGGCGCCAACGTCGCGCTTGCCGCGATCGCGATCCTCGAGCCGATCCTGTTGGGCCGGGTGATCGGTGCCATCTCTGAAAACGGCCCGGTGTTTTCGACGCTTGCCGTCTGGGCCGCTCTCGGCGCGTTCAACGTCGTCGCTGTCGTGCTGGTCGCACGCGGCGCCGACCGCTTCGCCCATGCCCGTCGCTCGGAGGTGCTGTGCCAGTCCTTCGAGCGCGTCATCACCATGCCGCTCGCCTGGCATCACCAGCGCGGCACGTCCAATTCACTGCAAACGTTGTTGCGCGCCATTGAGACCCTGTTCAGCCTCTGGCTCGAATTCATGCGCGTGCATCTCTCGACGGCCATCGCCCTGGTGCTTTTGGTGCCGACCGCGATTGCCATGGACATTCGCATGTCGGCGGTGCTGCTTGGCCTTGGCGTGCTCTATGTCGGCATCGGCCGCATCGTCATGCGCCGCACCAAGTCGGGGCAGACCGCCGTCGAGCGCCACTACCACACCGTGTTTGCCCATGTGACCGATAGCGTCAGCAATGTCGCCGTGCTGCAGAGCTACAACCGTATCGGCCATGAGACCGCGACACTGAAGCGCTACGTCAAGGACCTGCTCGACGCCCAGAACCCGGTGCTTGACTGGTGGGCGATCGCCAGTGCGTTGAACCGGCTGTCGTCGACCATCTCGATGATGATCGTGCTTTCGATCGGCGCCTATCTCGTCACCCGTGGCCAGCTCCGCGTCGGCGATGTCGTTGCCTTCATCGGCTTTGCAGGGATGCTGATCGCCCGCCTCGATCAGATGTCGGCTTTCTCCAGCCAGATCTCCGAGGCCCGCGCCAAGCTCGAAGACTTCTACCGCCTCGAGGACTCGGCCGCCGATACCGCCGAGCCGGACGGCATGCGCGAGCTTGCCAACGTGACCGGCCATGTGCGCTTCGAGAATGTCGGCTTCGAGTTCGCCAATTCGGGGCAGGGCGTCGACGACGTCTCCTTCGAGGTCCAGGCCGGCCAGACGGTCGCTATCGTCGGTCCGACCGGCGCCGGCAAGACGACGCTCATCAATCTCCTGCAGCGCGTCTTCACGCCGTCCAGCGGCCGCATCCTGATCGACGGCATCGACACCCGCACGGTGACCCGCAAGTCGCTGCGCCACTCGATCGCCACCGTGTTCCAGGACGCAGGCCTGCTCAACCGCTCGATCGAGGACAACATCCGCGTCGGGCGCGCCGAGGCGACCTATGACGAGGTGCACGCAGCCGCCAATGCTGCCGCCGCCCAGGACTTCATCCTGTCGAAGAGCAACGGCTACGACACCGTCGTCGGCGAGCGTGGCGGCCAGCTCTCGGGTGGCGAGCGCCAGCGCATCGCCATTGCCCGCGCCGTGCTGAAGGACGCGCCGATCCTCGTGCTCGACGAGGCGACCAGCGCGCTCGACGTCGAGACCGAGGATCGCGTCAAGGAAGCAATCGACGAACTGCGCCGCAACCGCACCACCTTCATCATTGCCCACCGCCTGACGACGGTGCGCGATGCCGACCTGGTCGTGTTCATGGACAAGGGCCGGGTGGTCGAGCAGGGCGGCTTCGCCGAACTGTCGCTGCGCAACGGCCGCTTCGCCAGCCTGCTGCGCGCCGGCGGCCTGCTCAACGACGAGGAAGTCCGCCGCCTCAGCCGTACGGTCAACGAAGCGGCGTAA